The Sorex araneus isolate mSorAra2 chromosome X, mSorAra2.pri, whole genome shotgun sequence DNA segment tgagtgtagagccaggaataacccctgagcatcgctgggtgtgatcaaaaaagcaaaaataaaaggttaGTTTTAGGGCCAGATCAATAATACaacaagtagagcacttgccttgcacacggatgaccagAGTTCGACACCTGGTTGtccaaggccaccaggagtgatctctgagtgcagggccaggaataagccctgagcattggcccAAAAGCCAGAACAAGACAATAAAGTTAGCTCTAAGACCAAACTACTATTTATCACTTAAGCATGCCAACAAAAATCTAGCAGTCTGGGAATGTAAATTGAGTCATTTCATTGGAAACAGTTTAACTCTAGGAAtcataattctttctttttgcctttgtCCCCATTGACACTTGAACTGTTTATTTAGTGGGCTAGCATAAGCGAAATTGGACAGTGTGTAGAGTTGGCCTGCAGAAGCACTATGTAACACGTTAACATCTGAAGGAATGCTGCCAGGACATGTAGGATAGGAAAAGTCAGGGCCAGGCCAGTTGTCCGACTTGTTAGCAATGGGTGGGGAGACCAGGAGGACATGTGTGTACAGAGGGGACGTGCTTGTGCAGTTGGTGTCTCAGTCTTATTTTGAGCCTGTAGTCAAGAGTTGGggcattgttttgtttctgtgcttGTTTTTTGAGCCATCGGTGTTTTCTGCCTCTTGTAGGTCGAAGAGGAGGCTGTGCTAAAGGAAAAGGGGGCTCCATGCACATGTACGCTAAGAACTTCTACGGGGGCAATGGCATCGTTGGAGCCCAGGTAGGGGAGGAGGATTGAGTACTTTCCTAGATTTGGCTCCGGCCTGTGTCTTTCAAGTAGCTGACACCCATTGAAGTTCCCGATAAAGGATTTAGTTGGGGACTTGGTTGCTTTTGAATGATCTTTTTTCATATCCTTGCATTTGACTTAGTGGATTCACATGATTTAACTTATtctctctttaaatatttatttttagtaattcaGCAAGAGTGTCTAGGAGTGGTACTGTACTACACCTTCTaagttgattatttattttttattatttttttgggggggttgggtcacacccagtgatgcacaggggttactcctggctcatgcactcaggaattactcctggtggtgctcgggggaccctatgggatgctgggaatcgaacccgggtcggccgtgtgcaaggcaaacgccctacccgctgtgttattgctccagccccataagttgATACTTTAGTATACTGACTAGgtgcatggacacacacatcTATATATCCATGTACCCTGCTTCAGACACTCTTGCTGCTAGTGGAGAATGTGATCAGGCTCTCAGGGACCCAGAAGCTGAAGCCAGCTTCCTTTATaaagcaattttaattttttaaaagtgtgaagCCCCATGATTTTCAatggtaggatttcatgcatatagCATCCCATTGTCTGAGTCTTCTCGCACTCACTGCCCGTAGTAAGCTCAATTCTACAGACCTCAGGTTTTGTTGCCTTTGACCACTGTTACCCCCTTACTGTGTTTCCTCATagcccacacatgagagagatcattcagtattctctctctcctactaACTTCACTCACCGTGATTATTCTTCAGTTCCACTTATGTAGCGGcacatttcatgatttcatcttacagctgcgtagtattccactgtgtatatataccacattttctttatccagtcatgttCTCGGGCATTCTTGAAACTAACTCCTATAGTTTTGTTCCCATCAATCCATGGATAATACAAAACCAGTAGTATAACATTTCATCTGATTATCtgagttgtttgtttttctaatatattaAGAATCTACTTTTTAATGTAACTTTCACTTCTGCCTCTTTAGGATTAATAGTTGAGTCTCTTATTGCACAAATGTTATTGCCTAATGGGTTGAAATAGAATGTCATAATTGTTGActgatttgtttaaaatattgggGATGTGATAAGCAGGGATAGGGTTGGGATATAGAGAATAGCAACTGCTCTCTCAGATTCTGGTCAGCAGTTAAAATTCAAAGCATTTGTTTCTTCCTTCATGGATTTCAGTGATTCATTTTTCAATTGTCCTTAATATTAGGTGCCCTTGGGAGCTGGGATTGCACTGGCCTGTAAGTATAATGGAAAAGATGAGATCTGTTTGACTTTATATGGCGATGGTGCTGCTAATCAGGTGAGTGGAATTCTTTTCCACTATTGGTTGTAGTAGTATTTCTAAAGTAACCAATAATTCTAATTTAGTTTGTAAAGAAGTAATATATTGATATGCCCGCCAAGGTAGCAGGGTGGTGGGGTGTTACAGAACTTGggagcactgttggagggaatttgacactggtgtgggattggtgctatagcattctatgtctaaaactcaactgtcaactttgtaaatcgcggttcttaaaaaagtttaaaactatATAAACACTCACAGAAGTAGTTTATTGCCTAGTAAAGTTGACAGGCATTCATATGTAAGCTAAAATTTGTTTATTGGgttttttgggggcacacttagctgtgcttagggcttactcctggctttgtgctcagggatcactcctggctgtgcctgggggaccatgtgtggtgttgggggatcgaatttgggtcagttgcgtgcagagccaaggaccttacctgccatactatctggcccctaaaatttcattttatagccAGATTGGAAATCTGCCTCTTGTCAAGTTTTGCAAGTGTTTTGTAGGGGCTCTATACCTCAGTTTCTTCTAACTCTATTGTgtaggaccttttttttttttggctttttgggtcacacctggatgcacaggggttactcctggctctgcactcaggaattgcccctggccatgttcaggggaccatatgggatgctgggatttgaacccgggtcggccgcgtgcaaggcaaacgccctacccgctgtgctatctctccagcccctgtgtaggACCTTTTTACCTTTCGACCCATGGCAGGTCAATTCCTAAACCAGTAGTATAATATGCAAACTTATTTTCTAGATACTATGGTGTTGCCCAATTTTTCTGTTACTGCCTGAGCCCTGTTACTTGTGCTTTTTCCCATTATGGTCCAAGTGTTTACCAGACTGTGGATAGCACTGTAGTCAGtccaatataatttataattataagttataatttataataaatcacaaataaaactaagttaaaaaataagcataaaacTAAGTAGTCACATGCCTTggctccaccctccacccccagcagtaCTCCTGGTTTGTCATTTTCCCATAGTCGCAAGAGTGCAATGCTTACtctgtcattgtatgactgaaatgtaatcatgaaagtttgtaagtctgtaactgtatctcatggtgatccattaattttttaattaaaaaatttaaaattaaaattaaaaaaattaaaaaaacaaagtgcaGTGCTTCCTAGCACCCTTAGCGCCAACTACTTTACCTCACCATCAAAAGGTTGGTTATAGAGGACAAACCTTTTGATTCCTTATGAAATCGTTCTCTGCCACATAGAATAGCAAATATTATGGACCATGTAGGAATCTAAAGAGTAAAATAAAGTCACGCGAATGTCTTGTACCTATTTCCAGGGTCAGATTTTTGAAGCTTACAATATGGCAGCCTTGTGGAAATTGCCTTGTATTTTCATCTGTGAAAATAACCGCTATGGTATGGGAACATCTGTCGAGAGAGCAGCGGCCAGCACCGATTACTACAAGAGAGGCGACTTCATCCCAGGACTGAGGGTGAGGACACCTGTCAGAGTCGGCACTAGACCCTCGTGCCTTGCTTTCTTACTTATTTGTGCTCGGCTCTCAGATTGAAGAGCTCTATTTTCTTAGCGTATGAGTGCAGGTCAGATAAAATTAAGATGGTTTTGGCGGTATGAGTTAAGCTGTGCTCTTTTCCTGTATATTAATAGGTAGATGGAATGGATGTCTTATGTGTCCGGGAGGCGACAAAGTTTGCAGCTGCTCATTGTAGATCTGGAAAGGTAAGACTCAACATCTGATGACATTTATCTCTTGTAAGTTGAAAGAAATACCTTTCTTAGTTATTCAGTAGGTAACTGCGATTGAGGTCGATGAAAAATGATGAAAGTAGAAGTCGTGTATCCCTCCAACTATTTGGGTCCCTTTATAAACTGTGTGGGGTTTCAGTAGTTCACCTCTTGAGAAAGTTACTATATTGCCCCCATTTAGGATAAATCTTTTTGTTCTTCATTAGGATTTTGCCTGTCTTTATTGTGACAGGTATGTCTCTTTTACCTTCAGCTTTGGTTGTGTGCTTTCAGATCCCATCCCCATCAATTATAGGCCCCTTGAATGAACAGATTGGGCACCCCCACTTCTGCTGTTAAAGTAGGCATTCAGTATCAGTATGGGTTTTTCCCCCTTTGGTCATCTATAAGTTAAACATAGAATGTGAGTATTTTATCCTAATAATCTTGACCCTTCAGTTCTGGCAGTGGAGAGGGGAACTAGAGTAAGCCAAATCTTAGAAGCAGCAATATGAGCATGCCTGAGATAGCGTGTTGGTGCCAGTGGGCATCATCTCTCTCCTATCTAGTTCCTCAAAAATAAGGGAAGGGCCAACACTATGTGCAAACAGGTTTATGGCATGTGCTGACTGTTCCCACCAGATCAAATCCTGATCTGGGCATTAGGGGAGGGTCTAGAATCCCTCAGCTTCCAAACAAGTGGCCACTGAATAACAGCAGAATGCAGAAGTGAGGTGAGTTGTGAGGGGATTGTTGTATCaggtaatttttaattaattttaaataatagttaaGTGCTAAGTCCTTTCTATGCATTGTCATTTTCAGTCTGCAGATTTGTCAGTATTACTATTTTtgtagtagcactgcactatagcactgtcatgccattgttcatctatttgctcaaacaggcaccagtaatgtctccattgcgagacttgttattattgtttttggcatatcaaatacgccatgggtagtttgccaggctctaccatgcgggcaggatactctcagtagcttgctaggctctccgagagggacgaaggaatagaacccgggtctgctgcatgcaaggcaaacgccctacccactgtgctatcaatccagttcTCAAGGTCTATTTTTGTAGTAATATAGTAATAATGAGGCAATGAGCACAGAGCAGTTAAGAACAGGTCAGAGCCAGGTTTAGAACCCAGGCACTTGGACTCAGCATTCTAAGTAATCTTCTGGGAGAGAGCTAGTATGACAGGAGTACCGACCTCTAGGCAGAACCACGGGGTTAAGTACCGCGGGCCCTCTGTGCCTGCTGACCTGCACATTTGTATGCAGTAGGAGAGGTTGCCAGCTCCTAGGACAACACTGCATGAAATGAGTGTAAGGTGAACATTTATCTCCCAGCCTGTAGCTTTAGTTCTCGAGACTGTGCACATTCAACACCCCGAGGTTTGCCTTTTAGTTATTACTAGTGTTCTATTGACTGTGGGAAAGGCTAATCCTTTGACCCTAAGGATAAAAGCTATACCTTCTCTGGCTGCCATTTCGTGCTaatagggttttttaaaaaaatgagatctAAGCTGTTTTTAAGGGATTACTTATCAGAGTACATATCAAAGGCAATGCTGACGAAATAGACAATTccttcttaaaaatgaaagtcCTCTGGTCCAACACTGGTCCACGGATGAAAGCCTGTCACAGATAGGCAGTGAGAGGGCCGttatgatagagaagggaccagtaagacCATGATAGCTGAAAATGCTcgctctggaaaagaactgagtgctgaaagtaggtaaagggatcaagaactgcgtgctgaaattaggtaaagggatatacatgataaactctcagaacctatattgcaaattataatgctagaaggaaaaagagaaaaagaagaaaagtgcctgccatagaggcaagctggtgggggaggggcaggtgtggagagtggtgggaaatgtacactggtgtataTAAGTAACGTACATTTCttatgggtattggaacattgtatgaccgaaacccagtcatcaacaaccttgtaactgaatctcatggtgataaaattttttaaaaagtatggtgAGAATTATTAAAGCCAAGTAAAAATCttcaaaatgggagaaaaaaatgaactgaaaggCAGCCaaggagatagcttaaagggctggagtataTAATCAAgccccgggttcaatacccaagcactgcatgatcccccgagcaccgttgGGAGTAAGCAGCCCTCAAGGGATGGAAGGGATGAAAGAAGCAATAAGTGGgtattaaaattcagaaatacCAACCAATGAATTCTTAACTCAGCTGGCCTATAGATGTATGTGAATATTACATTATCTCCATTCCTAATAGGGTGTTTGCACTTTATGAATTATTATCGTGAGCTCTACATGTTTTCTAACCCCTATCTTCTTAAACTGTAGTTTGCGACCCATAACCAAAAAAATTGTTTCGAAATAAATATCTATGATTTGTTAACAGTGTTTGATTTACATACCTATGAACCTGGGGTCGTGTAAAAATTTCTGCAGTGAGAAAGTTTTAAGCAGCCCTAGTTTAACCTAGCCTCTCCTTTGAATTGTTTTAGGGGCCCATACTTATGGAGCTACAGACTTACCGTTACCATGGACACAGCATGAGTGATCCTGGAGTCAGGTATGGTTGTGAGAAACCAGTGAAGTATCCAGAGTGGGCTTTGAATGTGCAACAACCCACTTGAAAAAAAAGCATCTcaatgtttggtttgttttttttcaattagtgaaGTTGGCGTCAAGTAGTCTTAGTCTCAGAGCAGTGCTTCCTACTCTAGCAAGCACTCTGAAAATCTCTACATCATAGAGCATGCAACATTAGTATCAGCAGTTACACTTAAAAATGCAGAGAAGTTGCTAAATAAAACtacattttatgtaaaatatttatggaCATTATTTGATATACCCTCATAACATAGGTAAAGAGCCAGAATAGAAAAATGTTCAGCTGGCTGTCTGGAACAAGAACACAGAGGGTCTTCGGAGTTTTACTTGTACTTTTAAGTAGTTCTGGTATATAAGGCGACAAGCCTTTATGTGTAGATTGGAGTTCTAAGGAAAAATGctagtgaataaaaataaatctgttataTCATTGTTATTAAAATAgagatagaacacttgccttgcacaaagccaaccgaggttcgatccccactatcacatatggtttcctgagcactgatgggtatgtctcccaaattattttaaatggtagCGCCTTTCCTTTTAGTGGCTTTCAGATGATGTCAGGTGTAgtataacatggggtttgtccttttagccttgccacagggaacttactttaccttagagcaatgtcctttctgtatggacacaggaagacagttaataatatgctttgtaacttgggaactgattgactccaataatatttactcccgggcatctgctttctcaaatcagttgcccttagttcctagtacccccaaagcagggtcccaacgagggacggaatggacccagggcaagctgtgagctaccctggcattgaaatgggccaggccaaagtgccacaatactcaactataagttgagagaatggtcatagacaaatgctgtcatgatccaaaagtaacgaccagactaggaccctgctggggttaggaagactaacctggcctgaggactgtggtctggaatatatagtgagatgtcctcaggaagaaccaaactttaagtttgtatctcttactgtgctcatagagaatgacattgctagaaatattagaagtaaatttactgaaACTATTTAAGCAaactactagctgaggaaggaaaaaagagacacaccctgacacgCCCTTGTTTGGACTccacccttgagaggatctcctagtaatctcatcaaaatctttagatgagattttgttaatctcctccagaaatggtcttacccttctttgctgaTTTAATGTTaaatccacctttgtgtcaccaccctatgtaatttgctatataaactaagactgggggggccactgggagagacagaagaagaagacagagggagacaaaagaaaaagacagaagagacagagaagaagacacatgagaggacacagagacagagagaggtcggaagagagcagaggagagactacagagacagagacagagagacagactgaaGAGGTCACAGTGGCACACACTGAagtagagcacaaggaggagccatcccgatcccgTCCTTACACAGTGGCTCAGGAACACGGGAACACCGGATGAGAGCGGTGcgtgcgtgagagagagagagctgccgagctgccccgagtgcccgcgGACAACAGAACGACAGGACACAACATCGCATCTCCCCCTCCAGCGCACGCCACCCTTGTAATTTTTTAGTCAGGGAAAAAATATTACAGAATTAGAGAATCTGTTACTCAAGTTTTTGTTCACCACACAGAAACTCTCCACTACCTAACTGTGTAAAAAGGCTCCACCATTTTCATGCCTTTGTATCTAGTCCCTGTTGTCAGAATACCGTTTTAACACCTGGCCCTGTATTATACTGAACAAACTAGCCTCACCTATTCGTAACTAACCCCATTCTCCTTTTAGTTATCGGACACGAGAAGAAATCCAGGAAGTAAGAAGCAAGAGTGATCCTATCATGCTTCTCAAGGACAGAATGGTGAACAACAATCTTGCCAGTGTTGAAGAGTTAAAGGTACAGTCCTGAATGCTTTCAAAGTCTGGCTTTAAAGGTGGGCTCACCTTTTCAAGCAGTTTTTCtctacaaaattttttttgctagTCCTAGGTAAGCTTCCTTAGTAAATGGGAAACTACCAAGTATGCTAGCATAATTctttcatcttaaaaataaacactggACTTTTAATTCATAGATATTTCcttgcaaagttttttttttttgctttttgggtcacacccagagatgcacagg contains these protein-coding regions:
- the PDHA1 gene encoding pyruvate dehydrogenase E1 component subunit alpha, somatic form, mitochondrial translates to MRKMLAAVFRVLSGASPKPASRVLVASRNFANDATFEIKKCDLHRLEEGPPETTVLTREEGLKYYRMMQTVRRMELKADQLYKQKIIRGFCHLYDGQEACCVGLEAGINPTDHLITAYRAHGFTLTRGLTVREILAELTGRRGGCAKGKGGSMHMYAKNFYGGNGIVGAQVPLGAGIALACKYNGKDEICLTLYGDGAANQGQIFEAYNMAALWKLPCIFICENNRYGMGTSVERAAASTDYYKRGDFIPGLRVDGMDVLCVREATKFAAAHCRSGKGPILMELQTYRYHGHSMSDPGVSYRTREEIQEVRSKSDPIMLLKDRMVNNNLASVEELKEIDVEVRKEIEDAAQFATADPEPPLEELGYHIYSSEPPFEVRGANQWIKYKSIS